The Laspinema palackyanum D2c DNA segment CCCTGATCTGAGCCACTCATACCGTAACCACTGCTGCATCGGTAAGCGATCGCCATCCTCTGTCGGTAATTCCACATTCCGAACGTAATGGACACAAACTTCAGTCACAATTGGAAACCGTCGAATCGTCTTGCTATTCACATTTCCGGCAATATGAGCTACCCCTTTATCCCAAATATTAACTGAGCGATATTGCCAGCCATTTTTTGCTAATAAAGGGTGTACGGTTGCCCAACCGATTTCACTGCACCAAAACCATAAAGTGGTTTCGGGCAAACAAGAGTGAGACCATGCCTCAATGTGGCGATCGTACCAGTCTGCCAAGTGGGTTGGGGTCGGTGGATCACCGGGGAAAAGCCCCAGCCCATAAGCCCCGTCAGACACAATCACCGTAGGCGCTTGCCAACATTCATAACGGGTTGCCACATCAGCATTCTCGATCTGGACGCCACCGATGGCAGTAGTTGGGATAGGAGTCAAATCTTGCATTGTTTAATTCAGTATCGCTGGATATGAAAGTTCTGGGTTGGGGGTGGCGATCGCCCCTCAACTCATACCGGAAAGCGAAGGTTCTCGGGTTGAGGGACCGCGTTGCGCGAGGGACTACCCAACTCATACCGGAGAATCCCGCACTCGCCCTTGCCGTCCATTCCGTCCCGCTTTGACGTATGATTAACATTTGAAATCCTTTTGTTATCATGACTGGCGAAATTAAGACTATGGATATTCTGACTGTAGGTTGGGCTGCTTTTTTAGGTGTTTTTACTTTCTCCATCTCGATGGTAATTTGGGGCCGCAACGGTTTCTAGCAACATCCGGCGGGGGATTAATCCCCCGCCTCATAGCTAAAGTCGGTTAAAACCGACTAAAAATAAGACGTTCAGTCGGTTTCAACCGACTTAAGTTGTTAGACGGGGGTTTTAACCCCCGTCGGTTTTTGCCTATTAAATTTTGCCAAGGAGTCTAAACATGACTGGAAAGCGGATTTTAATGTTGGTGGGCGATTATGTGGAAGATTATGAAGTAATGGTCCCCTTTCAAGCGCTGCAAATGGTGGGCCATATTGTTCATGCCGTCTGTCCGGATAAGACTGCCGGGGAAACGGTTCGGACTGCAATTCACGATTTTGAAGGGGACCAAACCTACAGCGAAAAACCGGGTCACAATTTCGCCCTGAATGCAACGTTTGCGGAAGTGGATCCGGCGACTTATGATGCTTTGGTGATTCCCGGGGGACGTGCGCCGGAATACATTCGCCTGAATCAGC contains these protein-coding regions:
- the petN gene encoding cytochrome b6-f complex subunit PetN — its product is MDILTVGWAAFLGVFTFSISMVIWGRNGF